GCCGCCTGCCTGCCTACGCCCGGCAGGCCATCCTACAGCACTGCGTGACGCGTATCACCGCGCGCGCCGAGGAGCTGGCCCGGATCCTCTGCATCGAGGCGGGCAAGCCCATCCGCGACGCCCGCGGCGAAGTGACCCGCCTCGCCGACACCTTCCGCATCGCCGCGGAAGAGTCCGTGCGTCTCTACGGTGAAGTGCTGCCCATGGACATCACTCCAAGGGCACGGGGCTACACCGGGATGTGGAAGCGCGTCCCCGTGGGGCCGTGCGCTTTCATCACGCCGTGGAACTTCCCGCTCAATCTGCCGGCCCACAAGATCGCACCCGCCCTCGCCGTCGGCTGCCCCTTCATCCTGAAGCCCGCGAGCTGGACGCCCGTCGGCGCCCTGTTGCTCGGCGAGATCCTGGCCGAGAC
This portion of the Candidatus Krumholzibacteriia bacterium genome encodes:
- a CDS encoding aldehyde dehydrogenase family protein, which gives rise to MQSRPYYLANQAVAANEDLAVHDKYTGEIAFRVAQADAATLERAIAHAAAAAEPMRRLPAYARQAILQHCVTRITARAEELARILCIEAGKPIRDARGEVTRLADTFRIAAEESVRLYGEVLPMDITPRARGYTGMWKRVPVGPCAFITPWNFPLNLPAHKIAPALAVGCPFILKPASWTPVGALLLGEILAET